A stretch of the Alnus glutinosa chromosome 6, dhAlnGlut1.1, whole genome shotgun sequence genome encodes the following:
- the LOC133870427 gene encoding 3-hydroxy-3-methylglutaryl-coenzyme A reductase 1: MDIRRRPPRPPPQRKTDHNAQSGRSSSLGAVDDRSPSPTPRASDALPLPLYLTNAVFFTLFFSVAYYLLHRWRDKIRNSTPLHVVTLSEIAAIVSLIASFIYLLGFFGIDFVQSFISRASHEAWDLDDPHHQNFLVDDRTPRIAPSSSKSPDPEPVIQSLSSEEDDEIIKSVVDCTTPSYLLESRLGDCKRAASIRREALQRTTGRSLQGLPLEGFDYESILGQCCEMPVGYVQIPVGIAGPLLLDGFEYWVPMATTEGCLVASTNRGCKAIHASGGADSTLLRDAMTRAPVVRFGSAKRASDLKFFLEDPLNFDTLSVVFNRSSRFARLQGIHCGMAGKNLYIRFSCSTGDAMGMNMVSKGVQNVLDFLQSDFPDMDVIGISGNFCSDKKPAAINWIEGRGKSVVCEAIIKEEVVKKVLKTNVAALVELNVLKNLAGSAVAGALGGYNAHASNIVSAVFIATGQDPAQNVESSNCITMMEAVNDGKDLHVSVTMPSIEVGTVGGGTQLASQSACLNLLGVKGANKESPGSNSRLLATIVAGAVLAGELSLLSAIAAGQLVKSHMKYNRSSKDVTKVAHLEEK, encoded by the exons ATGGACATTCGCAGGCGGCCACCAAGGCCTCCGCCACAGCGAAAGACCGATCACAACGCACAAAGCGGAAGATCGTCGTCGTTAGGAGCCGTGGATGATCGGTCTCCTTCGCCAACGCCGAGAGCATCGGACGCGCTGCCTCTGCCGTTGTACCTGACGAACGCGGTGTTCTTCACGCTCTTCTTCTCGGTGGCATACTACCTGCTCCACCGGTGGCGCGACAAGATCCGAAACTCGACGCCGCTCCACGTGGTCACGCTCTCCGAGATCGCCGCCATTGTCTCCCTCATAGCTTCCTTCATCTATCTCCTCGGCTTCTTCGGCATCGACTTCGTCCAGTCATTCATCTCACGCGCTTCCCATGAAGCGTGGGACCTCGACGACCCCCACCACCAGAACTTTCTCGTCGACGACCGTACCCCTCGCATTGCTCCTTCATCATCCAAATCGCCCGATCCTGAGCCTGTAATTCAATCTCTGTCTTCCGAAGAGGATGATGAGATTATTAAATCGGTCGTCGACTGTACAACTCCGTCGTACTTGCTGGAATCGAGGCTCGGGGACTGCAAGCGAGCGGCTTCAATTCGGAGAGAAGCGCTGCAGAGAACGACGGGGAGGTCGCTGCAGGGTTTGCCTCTGGAAGGGTTCGATTACGAGTCAATTCTGGGGCAGTGCTGCGAAATGCCAGTGGGGTACGTGCAGATTCCGGTGGGGATCGCCGGGCCGTTGCTGCTCGACGGGTTCGAGTACTGGGTGCCCATGGCCACCACGGAGGGGTGCCTCGTTGCTAGCACCAACCGAGGGTGCAAGGCCATTCACGCCTCTGGTGGAGCAGACAGCACGTTGTTGAGGGACGCGATGACGAGAGCCCCGGTGGTCCGGTTTGGCTCGGCCAAGAGGGCTTCGGATTTGAAGTTCTTCTTGGAGGATCCACTCAATTTCGACACTCTGTCCGTGGTTTTCAACAG GTCAAGTAGATTTGCGAGGCTGCAAGGCATTCATTGTGGTATGGCTGGGAAGAATCTCTATATCAGATTTAGCTGCAGCACTGGGGATGCGATGGGGATGAACATGGTGTCGAAAGGGGTTCAGAACGTCCTGGATTTCCTTCAAAGTGATTTCCCTGACATGGATGTTATTGGCATCTCTG GTAATTTTTGTTCGGACAAGAAACCTGCCGCCATAAATTGGATTGAAGGACGTGGGAAATCTGTTGTTTGTGAGGCGATAATCAAGGAAGAGGTGGTGAAGAAAGTTTTGAAGACCAACGTAGCTGCCCTGGTAGAGCTCAACGTGCTCAAAAACCTCGCTGGATCTGCAGTTGCTGGTGCTCTTGGTGGATATAATGCCCATGCCAGCAACATTGTTTCTGCAGTCTTCATTGCCACTGGCCAAGATCCAGCACAAAATGTGGAGAGTTCTAATTGCATCACCATGATGGAAGCCGTCAATGATGGGAAGGATCTTCACGTCTCTGTGACCATGCCTTCTATTGAG GTGGGTACTGTTGGAGGCGGGACTCAACTTGCCTCTCAGTCCGCTTGCTTGAATTTACTCGGTGTCAAGGGTGCGAACAAAGAGTCACCAGGATCAAACTCAAGGCTTTTGGCCACCATTGTAGCTGGTGCAGTTTTGGCAGGGGAGCTCTCCCTGTTGTCTGCCATTGCAGCTGGGCAGCTTGTCAAGAGTCACATGAAATACAACAGATCCAGCAAAGATGTGACCAAAGTCGCGCATCTTGAAGAAAAATGA
- the LOC133871792 gene encoding uncharacterized protein LOC133871792, with amino-acid sequence MASSWRRALGNARSFVGNAMGGLRGGTNLASWVVAGSLAYYLWVKPSRDLRREQEERAALAASDPNRYVEKRKPIPDSQETGLIYGKKNNVTRKQEE; translated from the exons ATGGCGAGCAGTTGGAGAAGAGCATTGGGAAATGCGAGGTCCTTCGTAGGCAATGCGATGGGAGGCCTTAGAGGAGGAACCAACCTGGCTTCGTGGGTCGTGGCCGGATCCCTAGCTTACTACCTTTGGGTCAAGCCCTCCCGAGACCTCAGGCGCGAACAAGAG GAAAGGGCAGCGCTTGCAGCTTCGGATCCTAATCGCTACGTTGAGAAACGAAAACCAATTCCCGACTCTCAG gaAACTGGTTTGATATACGGCAAGAAGAATAATGTAACAAGGAAACAGGAGGAATGA